CCTCGAAGATCCGCGCGCGGGATGTCGCCCTCGTCGGCGGGCTCTTCGGTGGATTCCAGGCGTTCATGCCGTTGATCGGCTGGGCGATCGGCAATCAGCTCGGGCCACTCGTGGCCACGTGGGGACCTTGGCTGGCCTTCGCGCTCCTGGGCGGCATCGGCGGCAAGATGCTCTGGGAGGCCCGTGGCACTGGCGCGGACGCGGAGGAGGGTGCCAAAAGCGCCGCGGGAGAACCCTTCGGCCTCCGGGTCATGCTCCTCCTCGCCGTGGCGACCAGCATCGACTCGTTCGTCGTCGGGATCACCCTGCCGATGCTCGATGCACCCCTCGTGCTCTCACTCCTCACCATCGGGATCACGACCGCCGTCCTCAGCTCCGGGGCGCTCCTCGCCGGCAGGCACTTCGGCGGGATCTTCGGGCCACGGCTCAATGCGTTCGGTGGTCTCGTCCTGATCGGGCTCGGGGTTAAGGCCCTCGTCGAACACCTGGCCTGATCGCCTGCTCCTCAATCTTTGAGGATCTTTAAGATCGTCTCTCCGAATCGAGCTGGGACCATTAAGGGTCTCAAGGCTCTCGGAGGTAGAGATGAGATCGAGGTATTGGCTCCTGGGCATCTCGCTGGCGGCCGCGCTGGCGGCTTGCGGCGATGACGCGCCCCGGAACACGGGCGGAAGCGGAGGCGATCCGGGTGCCGGCGGGACCGCGGGCGACCCGGACACGGGCGGCACCGGAGGCTCCGCGGGCGATCCGGGCCCGGGTGGGACCGGCGGCGGCGAGCCCGCCGAAGGCGAGGTGTGGATCAGCCGCGACGGCTTCTGCCTCGACTGCTTCTCGATCCAGGTGAAGGAGGTCGCCGAGTACTACGCCTCCGTTCGCGACGGAGATGGCAACGAGATCCCCGACCAGGAGGTGAGCTGGTCCAGCTCCGATCCGTCGATCTTCACCGTGGACGGCGGGGTGGTCACCGCCCTGCGACCGGGCGAGGCCGAGCTCGTCGCCACGGCGGGCCAGCGCAAAGGGGTCCGGAGCCTTCGGGTGCGCCGCCTCCCCGTCGTCTCCATCGAGATCGTCCCGAGCCGGCTCTCCCTCGCGGCAGGAGAAGAGGCGTCCGTCTCGGCAATCCCCCGCAACGAGGACGGGGAGGTGGTCGAGGACGTCGAGCTGCTGTGGATCGTCGGGAACCCGGCCGTCGCCGACGCAGAGCCAGGCCTCGTCCGCGGCGTGGGGGAAGGGAGCACGCCGCTCTTCGTCGCCAGCGTGGAAGACAACCTCGA
The Vulgatibacter incomptus DNA segment above includes these coding regions:
- a CDS encoding manganese efflux pump MntP family protein, which codes for MDTVAVAAARGLAASKIRARDVALVGGLFGGFQAFMPLIGWAIGNQLGPLVATWGPWLAFALLGGIGGKMLWEARGTGADAEEGAKSAAGEPFGLRVMLLLAVATSIDSFVVGITLPMLDAPLVLSLLTIGITTAVLSSGALLAGRHFGGIFGPRLNAFGGLVLIGLGVKALVEHLA